The window GCGGACGGCCCGGCGGCTGTCCCGTCCCCCGCCGAAGCCGAGGACCCACCGGACCGGCGCGGCGGGCAGCCGTGTTGCTAGCGCCCGCCGCGCCGGGGCCGGTCAACCGGGCGCGGAGGCGTTGCCGTCGGCCGGTCCCAGTGCGGTCATGTCGACGACGAGGTCGGCCCGGTCCCGGCCGGCCCCGATCAACCGGGCGTTCGGGTCGTCGACCGTGGCTACCCAGGCGCGGGCGGCGGCGGGTGACTTGCCGAACTCGACGTGCCGGCGGATGAGACGGTCCCGCCGTACGTCGTCGTCGAGTTGGCAGAACCACACCTCGGCCAGCAGCGCGCGCACCGCCGGCCAGGGCTCTGCCTCCGCGAGCAGGTAGTTTCCTTCGGTGACGACCAGCCGTACCGGTGGGTCCACCGCGATGGTGCCGGCCACCGGTTGTTCGAGGTCGCGTTCGAAACCCGGCGCCCAGACGGTCCGGTGCCGTTCGGTCCGCAGCCGGTGCAGCAGGGCGAGGTAGCCGTCGCCGTCGAAGGTGTCGATGGCACCCTTGCGGTCGCGTCGGCCGAGCCGGTCCAGCGCCGCGTCGGACAGGTGGAAACCGTCCATCGGCACCAGCGCCGCCGGGACCCCGACCTGCCGCAGCCCGGTGACCAGCAGCGCCGCCAGCGTCGACTTGCCCGCCGCCGGGCAGCCGGTGATGCCGAGGACGAGTCGGCCGTCGTGGGGGACAAGCCGGTGGGCGCGTGCGACGAGTTCATCGAGCATGCACCAGCTTAAGCAGCGCAGGGGACCGCTGGCCGACTCCCCGGCGGACACGGGTACCCACGCCCCGGCCCGCGACCCATTGACATCGAGACTGCGCGTAGTTAACACTGTCGATTCAATCCGGCAATCGCGTGGCAATCGTTTCAGG is drawn from Micromonospora sp. Llam0 and contains these coding sequences:
- a CDS encoding nucleoside/nucleotide kinase family protein; amino-acid sequence: MLDELVARAHRLVPHDGRLVLGITGCPAAGKSTLAALLVTGLRQVGVPAALVPMDGFHLSDAALDRLGRRDRKGAIDTFDGDGYLALLHRLRTERHRTVWAPGFERDLEQPVAGTIAVDPPVRLVVTEGNYLLAEAEPWPAVRALLAEVWFCQLDDDVRRDRLIRRHVEFGKSPAAARAWVATVDDPNARLIGAGRDRADLVVDMTALGPADGNASAPG